In a genomic window of Acidimicrobiales bacterium:
- a CDS encoding alpha/beta hydrolase: MARSSADPTELAHLAAAERALAEHVLVALAPLDDAVARVWRGADPVVVGSYPEVVAETRTFASRVLAEADFVSRVAHAFEAADGAGSGHGPVVADDARLVAAFAATTPALGLFHDLRSMSPGRLGAILRELGPATLDALLADHPAWMGSTDGVPLDLRYRANHQQVLADLAAAEAAGNASAARRLRVLTHDQVVLYDPDGGRVAVAFGDVSRAEHVAITVPGVGESFSTFVGRPRTDGANLAAEMERQSRRGAATIAWLGYRPPSNIVAGTVDDAARRGGDQLTAFVHGLGLTARQSLTMVGHSYGTIVVSRAEAGGAGARNVVLLGSPGVEKSSAAKIGAPADGGVYVERAPGDYVAITEAYGTDPSAPRFGAVRMTTNAPGRPEVSFHSRYFEKDSEALRNTAAVATGHDPEVQRATAGERIVDGKDHLDELTGGTLDPRRQAMDFMARHYHGPGHEAFQAADRVLHGVHGITDTAERNLIDRGVDFAKEVTKLPHSVIDVPSLLP, from the coding sequence GTGGCTCGCAGCTCCGCCGATCCCACCGAGCTCGCCCACCTCGCCGCGGCCGAGCGCGCCCTCGCCGAACACGTGCTGGTTGCGCTCGCGCCGCTCGACGACGCCGTGGCGCGGGTGTGGCGCGGTGCCGACCCGGTGGTGGTCGGCTCCTATCCCGAGGTCGTGGCCGAGACCCGCACGTTCGCCAGCCGCGTCCTCGCAGAGGCCGACTTCGTCAGTCGCGTCGCCCATGCCTTCGAAGCCGCGGACGGAGCCGGCAGCGGCCATGGCCCAGTGGTCGCCGATGACGCACGCTTGGTCGCCGCGTTCGCCGCCACGACACCGGCCCTCGGTCTGTTCCACGACCTCCGTTCGATGTCGCCGGGACGCCTCGGCGCGATCCTGCGCGAGCTCGGCCCCGCCACGCTCGATGCGCTGCTCGCCGATCACCCCGCGTGGATGGGCAGCACCGACGGGGTGCCGCTCGACCTTCGCTACCGGGCGAACCACCAGCAGGTGCTCGCCGACCTGGCGGCGGCCGAGGCCGCCGGCAACGCCAGCGCCGCCCGGCGTCTCCGCGTGCTCACCCACGACCAAGTCGTGTTGTACGACCCTGACGGGGGCCGGGTGGCCGTGGCCTTTGGCGACGTGTCGAGGGCCGAGCATGTGGCGATCACCGTCCCCGGTGTCGGCGAGTCGTTCTCGACCTTCGTCGGCCGACCGAGGACCGACGGCGCCAACCTCGCAGCGGAGATGGAGCGGCAGTCGCGGCGCGGCGCCGCCACCATCGCCTGGCTCGGCTACCGGCCTCCCTCGAACATCGTGGCGGGCACGGTCGACGACGCCGCCCGCCGCGGCGGCGACCAGTTGACGGCGTTCGTCCACGGCCTCGGCCTCACGGCCCGGCAGTCGCTCACCATGGTCGGCCACTCCTACGGCACCATCGTGGTGTCGCGGGCCGAGGCCGGCGGGGCCGGGGCACGCAACGTCGTGCTGCTGGGAAGCCCCGGGGTCGAGAAGTCGTCGGCGGCGAAGATCGGTGCGCCGGCCGACGGTGGCGTGTACGTCGAGCGGGCGCCGGGCGACTACGTCGCGATCACCGAGGCGTACGGCACCGACCCGAGTGCCCCTCGGTTCGGTGCCGTACGGATGACCACCAACGCGCCCGGACGGCCGGAGGTCTCATTCCACTCGCGGTACTTCGAGAAGGACTCCGAAGCGCTGCGCAACACGGCCGCCGTGGCGACCGGCCACGACCCCGAGGTGCAGCGGGCAACAGCCGGGGAGCGGATCGTCGACGGAAAGGACCACCTCGACGAGCTCACCGGCGGAACCCTCGACCCCAGGCGGCAGGCGATGGACTTCATGGCCCGGCATTACCACGGCCCTGGGCATGAAGCGTTCCAAGCCGCCGACCGGGTCCTTCACGGCGTCCATGGGATCACCGACACCGCCGAACGGAACTTGATCGACCGCGGCGTCGACTTCGCCAAGGAGGTCACCAAGTTGCCCCACAGCGTCATCGACGTCCCATCGCTCCTGCCCTGA